The stretch of DNA CGCGACGTAGACGGTGCTCTTCAGCACGTCGGACAGGTCGGCTCCAGCGTCGCGCAGCGCGATCCTGAGGTTGGCCATCACCTGGCGTGCCTGGCCCGCGAAGTCTCCGATCGCCACCGTCGCGCCGTCGGCGTCGAGTGGGCAGGCGCCCGCGGCGTGGACGAGGCGCACCGGGGTGTCGACGACGCTCGCGTAGGCGTACTCGGCGACGTCGGACAGCTCCCGGCTGCGGACCAGACGCACGGCGTCGGACATCCTGCACGCCCTCGCTTCAGAAGCTGTGGATGGTCCACGGACGCGGGTCCCACGACATCGCCGTCGACAGGCGGCGCAGCGCGCCAGGACGGAGCTCCTCCGCGCGGCCCGTCGTGAGGTACGCCGTGAGCGTGCTGTCGCCGAGGTACGCCGAGGCCAGGGTGCCGGTGTCGAGACGGACGTCGGCGGGGTCGGTCGTGCGTTCGCAGGTCGCGCCGGTCTCGTCGCCGGACAGGCGCCAGGTGCCGGCGTTCCACGGGCAGCGGTCGTCGACGAGGTCGAGCACGAGGTCGACCGGGGCGGCGTAGCGGCGTTGTGCCATCGCCTCGCCTGTCCGGACGAGGCGGACCCAGAGGGAGTCGGCGCGCTGGATGTTGGCTCTGCGGGGGTCGGCGAGGAGCCGGAAGAGCGGGGCATCGACCGGCACGTTCGCGGCCGTCACCCTGCCGGTCAGGTCGACGGTGGAGACGAAGCGCCACAGGGCGGCGTACGCGGCGGGGTCGTCGGCGTGCAGCTCGCGCAGGCGTACCGACGCGGGGCCGTCGCCGGACGGGGAGACCGAGTAGAGCGCGCTGCCGAGCAGCCGGTCGCCGTCGTACGCGAAGACCGCGCGGGTCACGGTCGCGCCTTCGCGCAGGTGCTCCGGGTCGTGCAGGGTGTCGGCCCAGCCGCCGTCGTTGCGCGAGATGTAGCCGGGTCGGGTGGGACGCAGCTCGTCGTAGACCACCGCAAGCTCCTTGCGCGCCTCGGCGGGGTCGGCGAGCTCGAGGCGCAGGTGTGACGAGTCGGGGGCGTCGGCGACGAGACCGGAGGTGTGGCGGGCGACGTCGATCATGGCGCGCTCGACCGCGGTCGCGTAGCCGTACCGGCGATAGATGGCCGACTCCGACGCCCAGAGCATGGCGATCGCCTCGCCGCTCTCGTGGAGGTCGTCCAGCTGCCTCGTCATCAACGCGTTGAGCAGGCCGCGGCGGCGGTGCGTCGGGCGGACGGTCACGATCGTGATGCCGGCGGCCGGCGCCATCGCGCCGGGGACCGTGAGCTCCATCGTGAGGGCACCCGCCGTCCCCACCTGCAGGGTGCCGTCGAACGCCACCAGCGTGCGGTGGAGCTCGAGCACCTCGCGCAGCACCGCGGCGTCCTCGGGACGGTGGTGGGTGTCGTGGAACGCGAGACCGAGCTGGCTGAACAGGCCCGACCACTCGTCCTCGACGATCGGGCGGATCGGATACGACGTCGTCATCTCGCAGTTGTACCCCAGCCGGGCACGCAGACACGACTCGATTTCGGTATTCTGTCCCGCATGTATCCCATGGTCGGTCAGGCGACGGGGCGAGTAACCAGGCCCCGCTGAGGGCTTCTCGCGTCCCGCTTCCGCCTACCTGACCAAGGTTCTGCAATGAACGTGCCTGAAAGGCCGACTCTCGACGACCTCGAGAGCACCTGGTCCCGCCGCTGGGACGAGCTCGGAACGTATCGCTTCGACCGCAGCAGGTCACGCGCCGAGATCTACGCGATCGACACGCCACCGCCGACGGTGAGTGGCTCGCTGCACGTCGGCACGATGTTCTCCTACACCCACACCGACATCGTCGCGCGCTACCACCGCATGCGCGGCGAGGAGGTGTTCTACCCGATCGGGTGGGACGACAACGGCCTGCCGACCGAGCGGCGCGTGCAGAACCACTACGGCGTGCGCTGCGACCCGACGCTCCCGCGCGATCCCGACTTCACCCCGCCGGAACGACCGGGGCGCGAGCCGGTCTCGATCTCGCGGCCCGACTTCGTCTCCCTGTGCCTCAGGCTCACCGCGGAGGACGAGCGGTCGTTCGAGAGCACGTTCCGTGCGCTCGGGCTGTCCGTCGACTGGTCGCACACGTACACGACGATCGGCGACCGGGCGCGGCGCGTGTCACAGCTCGGCTTCCTCCGCAACCTCCGCCGCGGCGAGGCGTACCAGTCCGACGCACCGAGCCTGTGGGACGTCGACTTCCGCACGGCGGTCGCGCAGGCCGAGGTCGAGGACCGCGAGGTCACCGGCGCGTACCACGCGCTCGCGTTCCACGCGGACGGCCACGACGTCGTCGTCGACACGACGCGGCCGGAGCTGCTGCCCGCGTGCGTGGCGCTCGTCTGCCATCCGGACGACGAGCGGTACGCCGACGTCGTCGGACGCGAGGTGACGACACCGCTCTTCGGCGCGCGGGTGCCGGTCCGCGCGCACCGACTCGCGGAGCGCGACAAGGGCACCGGCATCGCCATGGTGTGCACGTTCGGCGACCTCACCGACGTGATCTGGTGGCGCGAGCTCGACCTCCCCGTGCGTGCGGTCATGGGACGCGACGGCCGGCTGCTCGCCGAGCCGCCGCAGGGCGTGGCGCCCGGCCCGTACGCCGAGCTGGCGGGACACACGGCGAAGCAGGCACGCAGGCGCGTCGCCGAGCTGCTGCGCGAGTCCGGCGATCTGCGCGGCGAGCCGCGCGAGATCACGCACGCCGTGAACTTCTTCGAGAAGGGCGAACGCCCGCTCGAGATCGTCCCGACCCGGCAGTGGTACCTGCGCAACGGCGGGCGCGACACGACGATCCGCGAGGCGATGGCCGCGCGCGGCCGCGAGCTGACGTGGCACCCGTCGTTCATGGGCACGCGCTACGCCGACTGGGTCGACGGTCTCGCCGGTGACTGGCTGGTGAGCAGGCAGCGGTACTTCGGGGTGCCCATCCCCGTCTGGTATCCGTTGGACGGCGCGGGGGAGCCCGACCACGGCCGACCGCTGCTGCCGGACGAGGACGCGCTGCCCGTCGACCCGTCCACCGACGCGCCGCCCGGGTACGCCGAGGACCGGCGCGGGCGGCCCGGCGGGTTCGTCGCCGACCCGGACGTCTTCGACACCTGGGCGACCTCGTCGCTCACCCCGCAGATCGTCGGCCGGTGGGAAGACGACCCCGACCTGTTCGCGCGGGTGTTCCCGATGGACCTGCGTCCACAGGCGCACGACATCATCCGTACCTGGCTGTTCGCGACGGTCGTGCGCGCCCACCTGGAGCACGACACGCTGCCGTGGCGGCACGCGGCGATCTCGGGCTTCATCTACGACCCCGACCGCAAGAAGATGTCGAAGTCCAAGGGCAACGCGATCACGCCCGACGCCGTGCTGCAGAAGTACGGCTCCGACGCGTTCAGGTACTGGTCGGCGCACGGACGTCTCGGCGTCGACTCCCGGTACGACGAGTCCGTCATGAAGGTGGGCCGCCGGCTGGCGATCAAGGTGCTCAACGCGAGCAGGTTCGTCCTCGGCATGGCGGGGGACG from Streptosporangiales bacterium encodes:
- a CDS encoding RidA family protein, translating into MSDAVRLVRSRELSDVAEYAYASVVDTPVRLVHAAGACPLDADGATVAIGDFAGQARQVMANLRIALRDAGADLSDVLKSTVYVASTRQEDLVEAWQVVRAEFGDHDAPSTLLGVGVLGYPDQLVEVEAVAAVAIAPTRD
- a CDS encoding GNAT family N-acetyltransferase is translated as MTTSYPIRPIVEDEWSGLFSQLGLAFHDTHHRPEDAAVLREVLELHRTLVAFDGTLQVGTAGALTMELTVPGAMAPAAGITIVTVRPTHRRRGLLNALMTRQLDDLHESGEAIAMLWASESAIYRRYGYATAVERAMIDVARHTSGLVADAPDSSHLRLELADPAEARKELAVVYDELRPTRPGYISRNDGGWADTLHDPEHLREGATVTRAVFAYDGDRLLGSALYSVSPSGDGPASVRLRELHADDPAAYAALWRFVSTVDLTGRVTAANVPVDAPLFRLLADPRRANIQRADSLWVRLVRTGEAMAQRRYAAPVDLVLDLVDDRCPWNAGTWRLSGDETGATCERTTDPADVRLDTGTLASAYLGDSTLTAYLTTGRAEELRPGALRRLSTAMSWDPRPWTIHSF
- the valS gene encoding valine--tRNA ligase encodes the protein MNVPERPTLDDLESTWSRRWDELGTYRFDRSRSRAEIYAIDTPPPTVSGSLHVGTMFSYTHTDIVARYHRMRGEEVFYPIGWDDNGLPTERRVQNHYGVRCDPTLPRDPDFTPPERPGREPVSISRPDFVSLCLRLTAEDERSFESTFRALGLSVDWSHTYTTIGDRARRVSQLGFLRNLRRGEAYQSDAPSLWDVDFRTAVAQAEVEDREVTGAYHALAFHADGHDVVVDTTRPELLPACVALVCHPDDERYADVVGREVTTPLFGARVPVRAHRLAERDKGTGIAMVCTFGDLTDVIWWRELDLPVRAVMGRDGRLLAEPPQGVAPGPYAELAGHTAKQARRRVAELLRESGDLRGEPREITHAVNFFEKGERPLEIVPTRQWYLRNGGRDTTIREAMAARGRELTWHPSFMGTRYADWVDGLAGDWLVSRQRYFGVPIPVWYPLDGAGEPDHGRPLLPDEDALPVDPSTDAPPGYAEDRRGRPGGFVADPDVFDTWATSSLTPQIVGRWEDDPDLFARVFPMDLRPQAHDIIRTWLFATVVRAHLEHDTLPWRHAAISGFIYDPDRKKMSKSKGNAITPDAVLQKYGSDAFRYWSAHGRLGVDSRYDESVMKVGRRLAIKVLNASRFVLGMAGDGAERETTLTDVTEPLDRAMLAWLADVVADATAALDGYEHARAMQRIEDAFWAFCDDHVELVKARAYGEHGETGRASAHAALRAAVSVFLRLLAPFLPFVTEEVWSWWRTGSVHRAPWPEPGELTVPAADPSLVPLASEAIAAVRRAKTEARLSMRAEVAVLRVTADAATHARLRHLLADVRSAGRVTRVELATANVAAPMYEVALPACSS